In Verrucomicrobiota bacterium, a single genomic region encodes these proteins:
- a CDS encoding addiction module protein — MVSSVPMTIESIQKEALQLPEDQRAKLAGELLTSLPALLVDEDGGVAEARRRSADLDQSPDEAISWDDIKRNLGR; from the coding sequence TTGGTATCTTCAGTTCCAATGACCATCGAAAGCATCCAGAAAGAAGCACTGCAACTTCCTGAGGACCAACGCGCGAAGCTTGCAGGGGAGCTCTTGACCTCGCTTCCGGCACTCCTTGTTGACGAGGATGGGGGTGTCGCGGAAGCGCGGCGCCGATCCGCTGATTTGGACCAGAGCCCTGACGAGGCGATCTCATGGGATGATATCAAGCGCAATCTCGGACGCTGA